A portion of the Zymoseptoria tritici IPO323 chromosome 8, whole genome shotgun sequence genome contains these proteins:
- the SDH3 gene encoding succinate dehydrogenase cytochrome B subunit (succinate dehydrogenase (ubiquinone); succinic dehydrogenase; complex II; menaquinol: fumarate oxidoreductase; fumarate reductase complex (that is FRD, involved in anaerobic respiration, repressed in aerobic respiration); succinate dehydrogenase complex (i. ...), with amino-acid sequence MLAQKLTQQSLRRLALQPSTLRFATPAAIALGNNSFQQQRRQVTAAAVSESHARNEILAKQRLNRPVAPHLAIYKPQITWYLSALNRVTGVAASGAFYAFGLLYLAAPSLGWHLESAALAASFGAWPVLLQVLTKTILALPVTFHSLNGVRHLVWDTASMITNKQVQTTGWTVVGLSVASALGLAFL; translated from the exons ATGTTGGCACAGAAGCTCACCCAGCAGTCGCTTCGGCGGT TAGCCCTCcaaccctccaccctccgctTCGCAACCCCCGCCGCCATCGCCCTCGGCAACAACTCCTTCCAACAGCAGCGCCG CCAAGTAACAGCAGCCGCCGTCTCCGAATCCCACGCCCGCAACGAAATCCTCGCCAAACAACGCCTCAACCGCCCCGTCGCGCCCCACCTCGCAATCTACAAACCGCAAATAACCTGGTACCTCTCGGCCCTCAACCGCGTCACGGGCGTCGCCGCCTCGGGAGCCTTCTACGCCTTCGGACTCCTCTACCTCGCCGCGCCATCTCTAGGTTGGCACCTCGAGTCCGCCGCCCTCGCGGCCTCTTTCGGCGCCTGGCCGGTCCTGTTGCAGGTCTTGACCAAGACGATTTTGGCGTTGCCGGTGACGTTTCATTCGTTGAATGGAGTGAGGCATTTGGTGTGGGATACGGCGAGTATGATTACGAATAAGCAGGTGCAGACGACGGGGTGGACGGTTGTGGGGTTGAGTGTTGCGAGTGCGTTGGGGTTGGCTTTCTTGTAG